A stretch of DNA from Candidatus Deferrimicrobiaceae bacterium:
GTACCCTTTCCTGTCGTGGGAAAGCAGAAGGAGCTTGTGGTCGGTGTGGAAGGCAACGAGCCCGCCTCTTGTTTTCCCCTGGGCGAGGAGGTCGCGGAACCGGCGCAGGGTAAATACCCTCCCGATGAACATCTCCCTTAAAACAGGGGCGTTCAGGCGCCCCTCCTCCTCCACCGGGATGAGCGGGAAATGGTCCATGAACGCCTTGGTGAAGACCCCGGCGCCCACCTTCGCCGGGATTCCGGAATCGCCGTACACCTTGACCCGCTCCATCCCCGAACTTGGCGAATCCTTCTTGCAGATGTAGCCGCACAGATGGAAAGGTTCCAGCTCCTTGAGTTTCCTGCGGGCGAACTCCACCATCTGCTCCGTGTGGTCGACGCCGCTCTTGCTTGTGACCAACCGGGGGGCGGCGGGGTTCCCGACGAGCCGCATCGCCTCCCGGGGCGTGGGCAGGCCGCAGTCGACCTCTGGGCAGACCGGGACCCACTCGACAAACCTGCCCAGCGTCTCCACCAGATACCCCTCCCGCTTGTGGCCCCTGTCGTACCGGACCTTCTCCCCCAGCAGGCAGGAGCTGATGAGGATCCGGATCGGCTCTCCCATATCCTTTCCCCCGTGGCTCCGCACAAGGCGGGAGCGGGGCCGCCGCCGTTCGCGCGGCGATGCTACCCGCCCTTCCCCCTCGTTGCGGTTTGGGATATAAATCTACCCGTGGCATTATATTCCCCCGCTTGCCGAACACGAAAGGGACGGTATGGAGATCGCCGTAACGCTTGCTAGCCCAGCGCAAAGGAGGGAAAAACCCGGGGACGAGTCCTCTCTCGGTTTCGGAAAGATCTTCTCCGACCACATGTTCCTGATGCGGTACCGGGAAGGGACGGGGTGGCACGATGCCCGGATCGTCCCCTACCGGCCCCTTTCCCTCGACCCGGCGGCCATGGTCCT
This window harbors:
- a CDS encoding DUF523 and DUF1722 domain-containing protein, which codes for MGEPIRILISSCLLGEKVRYDRGHKREGYLVETLGRFVEWVPVCPEVDCGLPTPREAMRLVGNPAAPRLVTSKSGVDHTEQMVEFARRKLKELEPFHLCGYICKKDSPSSGMERVKVYGDSGIPAKVGAGVFTKAFMDHFPLIPVEEEGRLNAPVLREMFIGRVFTLRRFRDLLAQGKTRGGLVAFHTDHKLLLLSHDRKGY